In Chondrinema litorale, the DNA window CCAATCTACCGCGAGCTTTAGGAGGTGCAATTTCTGAAATGTACATTGGAGCCGCCACAGATGATGCGCCAACACCAACACCTCCAATAAATCTTAAGATCATAAAAGAATATATCTCGGGAGCTAAAGCAGAACCTAAAGCAGAGATAAAATATAAGATACCAATCCAAATTAAGGTTTTTTTTCTGCCAATTGCATTTACGGGAATACCTGCAAATAGAGCACCTAACACGGTTCCATACAATGCTATGGCTACTGCTAAGCCATGTTCAAAGTCACTTAATGCCCATAATTTTTGGATAGATTGTTCTGCGCCAGAAATTACTGCTGTATCAAACCCGAATAAAAATCCGCCAAGTGATGCCACAACAGCATGAAATATTAAAACTTTCTTCATATTTACTGTTCAATCATTTATTAGAATATTCATATTTGGCTAAATATAGCTAAATGACTGTGAATTACTTACAGAAAGGTATCTTTTATAAAGTATGAAGAAATAGAATGGATTTTATGTAGGCTGAATGTTGGTTTTCAATCTCTATAAAATCCATTTTATATAAATAATTATTAGACAAATTGCAGTGGATTGAAGCCCTTTCCTAAAATTTTTGAACTATCGACACCCATCCATTTATCTAACATAGTGGCATAAATGTTCCTAAAATCAACCTGATATTTTAAGTCGAATTTATCGAGATTCACTAAATCTGGCATTGCATTATAAATTCCGGGCTTTTTTAATTTTCCACTAACAACAAACACATTATTAGCTGTACCATGATCAGTTCCTCGACTGGCATTTTCTTTTACCCTTCGCCCAAATTCTGAAAATGTCATGATGAGTGTATCATCTAGCATATTATTCTCTTTTAAATCAAGTACAAGAGTCTTTAGGCCTTCACTATAATTTTCAAAGAGTCTGCCTTGTCTACCTGTTTGTCCAACATGCGTATCAAAACCAGTTAAAGTGGTGTAATAAACCTTGGTCTCTGATTGAGAGATAATTAGTTCTGCAATCAATTTTAAACTATTACCAAATGCTCCTTTGGGATATTCTTTTTTAGATTTATAAATTTTTGAATGATCGAAAACGTATTCCGCAGACATTTGAGTTGATGCATAAATTTTATTCAAATAACTCAGATTCTCATTTTCGGAATGATCTAAGTGTACATCTTGTTCATTCAACATTTGTTTAAACTTATTGGCATTTGTCAAAGCTAATCCGGTATTATTTCGCCCTTTCATAGCCAGACTCAAAGTATCATCAGCTTCTATGGCATGGTAAGGTTTATCGCATCCTGCACACTGACTATCCAGATACCTGCCAATCCAACCTTCATTTAAATATTCATCAGAACCACTAGCCGTTTGCCAAATATCCATCGATCTAAAATGTGATCGATTAGGGTTAGGATATCCCACTTGATTAATGATGCTCAAATATCCTTCATCATATAAATATTTTAAGCCAGTGAGGTTGTTATTTAAGCCTACTTCATCTGTTAGTGTGTGTAAGTCGGCTGTTTTTAAGCCAATATTTGGACGGTATTTATAGTACAAATCATTCCGATAGGGAACAACTGTATTCAAGCCATCATTTCCACCAGATAACTGAATAATTACTACTTTTTTATATCCTTTAGCAGCTCCAATTAACTCCGAACTTCCATGTAAAAATGAAGGTATTAACATAGTACCAGCAGATGCCAAAGCTGAATGTTTTAAAAAATTTCTTCTTGAATTTTTCATTGTTTAAATATTTTTAAAGCTGAATGCTTGATGTCAAAATTTTTCTGTATGATTAGCACATCTGATATTCCATTAGTTGAGAATAATGAGATATAGTTCTGAATAGGCTGCCCTTATCTTCTTTGCTAATAGAAATGTTCATAGTTTTTGAAGTATCAATTTGAAGCATATAATGCATTAATTCGACATCATTTTTGATTGTTGCGAATTCATTTTTAAAAGCATTTACATCCAATTGGGAATTGATTTTTCTTAGCTTTTTTGCATTCTTAAATAGCTCAAAATCATCACCTGATTCTTTAGGTAAAATATCAATAGCACCAGATAAAAGTAACATTTGGGTGAGTTTAGTACGAACTATAATTGTCGAACTATCAATCCAGCTTTTACCTTCATCCCAACCAGAAACATTAGGAGGGTAGAGAAGTCTCTGACCCAAAACAGTTTGCACATAAATAGCAGGTTTAGAATCATTTAATTTTATATGAAAAGACTTTTGTATACCAACTAATAGATCAATAGGTGATTTAATTCTAGTTCCTATATTCTCATTTTTATAAAACCATTTAGATAAAAAAATCTCTTCTAACAAAGTCTGGATGTTATAATCAGACTCATAAAATGTTTTAGCAAGAGATTGAATTTGCTTTTCGTTTAGTTTATCATTTACCAGATATGCGTATATTTTTCGAGTGATATGTTGTGCTGTCTGTTTGTTTTCTAATAGCATATTTAGCACATCATCACCATTAAAATTACCTGTATTACCGAATATGGTTTTAGGCTCATCGTCGTGTTGCCTTTCTCTAAAGACAAACTCTCCTATATTATTAAAACCCCAACCAGTAAAAGCCCTTGCAGCTTCTTTTATGTCTTTTTCTGTGTAATTGTCTCTGCCCAAAGTAAATAATTCCATTACTTCACGAGCAAAGTTTTCATTAGGAGATTTTTTTCTATTTTGCTGGTTATTAAGGTATTGTAACATGGCAGGTTCTTTAGAAATAGCAAACAGCATTTCTTTGAAACTACCCAAAGCATGTTTTCTAATGGTATTTAGATAATTGATGGTGAAGACAGATTGGCCAGACATACAAGCAAAATGATTGTGCCAGAACACAGCCATTTTCTCTCTTAAAACACCTTCATCATTTACCATTAATTGAATCCAATCGAAATTGAGTTGCCTAATGTTGGTTCGATTAGTTTTCTGGAACTCTTTCTTTTCATCGACTGATAAATCTTTCATCTTCACTTCACCTTGTTTAATTGGCACTTCTAGTTTCAATGGTTTAAAACTGACTGTCTTTTTAAACAAATCGTTTACCGCATCTTGATGAGATTTACCTGTATATTTAGTTATTTCTTTATATGTACCTCCAAAACCAGCTCGCCAATAAAGGTGCTGAACTTCTTTCTGGTTTAATTTCATAGTTTCAAAGTTTTTATCCTTAGATGCTTTAACTGAGAAAGGGTTTAATCAGTTTTGAGAAAATATTATTATAAATCACCATTTTGGAATAAAAACAATTGGTGAATCCTTAGGCTGAGTATCATTAATTTGTTAAGAATTGAACTCTTGGAGCAGTAATGAGTTTATTTAATACAAAACGAATAACTACAAAAATTTTTAGCAGGAAGTAAAAAAGGCGTCTGTGAAAACAGATGTCTTTTTTTATTAATAATAAATCATCAGCTTAATATTATAATATCCTCACTCAGTAGTAAAAAAATCAGAAGATTAACTAATCTTGATTTGTTTCCCATATTTTTGCGAAAGATCAGAATAAACTAACAGAGTTTTGTTTTTCAAAACTTATCGGAAACGTATAATTATCAATCAGAAGATAAATGGCATTTAAATGCTTAGCAACTGCATTGTTGCTTTTAATTCCCCAATTCTTTCTATCAGCGCAAAGTACAGAAAATGAGAAGATTGTAAAGGTTCTATCTTTCAATATACTTCATGGAGCTACTACTAAAGGTGATTTCAATCTGGATGTAATTGCCAATGTGATTAAAGACACTGATCCAGATTTTGTAGCCATGCAAGAAGTCGATTTCCAGACAAACCGAGCAAAGAAATACGATTTAGTTACAGAGCTGGGTTGGAGAACTAAAATGGCTCCTCTTTTTGCCGGAGCAATGCCTTTTGACGATGGTGAATATGGAGAAGGCATACTTTCAAAATATACTTTTCTACAAACCAGAAATGTAGCTTTACCACATCAATCTCAAAATGAACCAAGAGCCGTGCTTGAAATTCTTACTGTTTTACCTTCCGGAGACACAGTGGCTTTTGTTGGTACTCACCTCGATCACTTAAAAGACAATACTGACAGAGTAGCTCAGGTAAAGAAAATTAATGAGGTTTTTAAAGAGAATAAATACCCAACCATTCTTGCAGGAGATTTAAATGATGTTCCCAATAGCCAAGCCATCAATATTTTGGAAGAAGTGTGGACGGCATCTTACAATAAAGAGAATCCTGCCCCAACATTTCCATCTAATAAACCAGATAGAAAAATAGATTACGTAATGTTTTTACCTGCCAATAAATGGAAGGTGATTAGTACAGAAGTGATTCAAGATGCGATTGCTTCTGACCATTGCGCCTATCTGGTTACACTACAATTAATCGATTAAAAACAAAACTAATATTTACTGTTCCTATAATTTCATGAAATATTTATCTACTATCATTTTATGTTGTTTAGTTAGTTCTTTTACCTATGCACAAGCTATAAAAGGCAAAGTAAAAGACAGTCAAAAGAAACCGATTGAGGGTGCACATGTTTTATCTTTAAAAACGGGTAGCCATGTGCATACCAATCATGCGGGAAGCTTTATTTTTAATGATGTCAAAATAGGGGATACTCTCCAAATTAGCCATATAGGCTTTAATTCAGTAAGAATATCTGTTGAAAACCTTACTGAAGAAATTGATATTCAATTAGAAGAAAATGTAATTTCTCTAGATGAAATTTACATTCAGCCCGAATTAGATGCCATCAATCTTTTAAGTGAGGTTGATTTACATACTAATCCAGTAAATTCTTCGCAAGAAGTACTTCGCAAAGTACCAGGGTTAATTATTGGCCAACATGCTGGAGGAGGAAAAGCTGAGCAGATTTTCTTAAGAGGTTTTGATATTGACCATGGAACTGATTTGGCTGTTTCGGTAGATGGAATGCCAGTGAACATGGTTTCTCATGCTCACGGACAGGGTTATGCAGATTTGCATTTTATCATTCCTGAAACCATCGAAAACCTCAATTTTGGTAAAGGTCCTTACTATGCCGAACAGGGTAATTTTAATACAGCTGGTTATGTAGATTTTCAGACAAAAAAGAGCCTAAAAAATGGATTGGTAAAAGTAGAAGCCGGACAATATAATTCGCAAAGAATGTTGGCAATGTTTAATCTGGTGGATACAGAAAAACACTCTGCTTACATGGCTGGTGAGTATGTTTTAACTGATGGCCCTTTCGATAGTCCTCAGAATTTTAGCCGAATTAATTGGATGGGTAGATATACCGGCAGGTTAGATAATAATGATGAAATTTCTTTATCAGCTTCGTATTTTACCAGTAACTGGGATGCTTCTGGTCAAGTTCCGCAACGTGCTATAGATGCTGGACTAATCAGCCGATTTGGTGCGATTGACGATACAGAGGGAGGTAAAACTAGCCGTAAAAACATCAATTTAAATTATATTAAAAATATTTCTAATCATGCTTTTGTAAAGAATACAGTTTTCTTTTCTCAGTATGATTTTGAATTGTATTCTAACTTCACTTTTTTCTTGGATGATCCTGAAAATGGAGATCAAATTAAGCAAAAAGAAAGCCGCCAGTTATTCGGCATGAAGAGCGAATACAATCAGTCATTCAAAATGGGTTTGGTTGATGCCTTGGTGCAAGGTGGCTTAGGGTTTAGAAACGACCAAAGCAACGGCAATGAGCTTTCGCACACTTTAAACAGAACAACTACACTTGATTCTATCAGCCTTGGCGACATAAACGAAACCAATATGTTTACCTATATCAATGCAAATTTTGAGATAGGTAAATGGACTATTAATCCATCAATCAGAATCGATGGGTTTAAATTCAATTACTACGATAAATTGTTAGAAACTTATGAGACTCAATCAGAATCTAAAGCAACGGTGAGTCCTAAGTTGAATATTCTTTACAACTACTCTAATAACCTTCAACTTTATTTAAAAACTGGAAAAGGTTTCCACTCTAACGATACCAGAGTAGTGGTAGCAGAAGAAGGGAATGAAATTTTACCTGCTGCCTATGGGGCTGATTTAGGTGCAATTTGGAAACCTGTACCTAAGGTGTTGGTAAATGCTGCTTATTGGTATCTGTTTTTGGAGCAAGAATTTGTGTATGTGGGCGATGCGGGTATAGTTGAACCAAGTGGAAAAACCCGCAGAATGGGTGTTGATTTGAGTTTAAGATATCAGCCATTAGACTGGTTATATTGGAATGCAGATGTAAATTATACATTGGCAAGAGCTGTAGATGAAACCGAGGGGAATGATTACATTCCGCTTGCTCCTGATTTTACTATTATGTCTGGTTTAAGTGCGATACATCCGAGTGGGTTTTATGGCGGACTTAGAATGCGCTACATAGACGACAGACCAGCCAACGAAGATAATTCGATTATTGCCAAAGGTTATACCGTGTTTGACATGAATGCTGGATACCAATGGAGTAATTTTGATTTAGGTATCAGCATACAAAATTTGTTTGATGTAGATTGGAATGAAACCCAATTTGCAACAGAATCCAGATTAAGTTATGAAACTGCACCAGTAGAAGAAATCCATTTTACTCCCGGAACCCCATTTTACATTAAAGGGACTATTTCTTATAAGTTTTGAGAAAGATTCTAAAACTATATAGAATTTTTAATAAGAAAATCCTAATACCTTAAAGGTGTTGGGATTTTTTTATTAAATGAAGTGCAGATTTAAATCTTTAGTAGAGGTAGGAGAATTTGTCTCTGGGTAAACTCTCCTAATTAATATTCATAACTGACTGTTGGTATGTATCTTAGTACGATTTGTACCATCCTTTAAAACCAATGATATTCTTAATTGACAAAGTAGATTCCGAATACCAAGTAATTGTTTATAAAGGTATTTTTGATTTGACTCATTCAATTGAATGGCAGGATATTTTTGAGGGCAAATCTTTAATTATTGATGAACATGGAGTTGGATATGAATGGGATTCTTCGAAGAGTGATGAAATTGGTATTGTATACGATTACACAATGATTTCGACGTTAAGGATTTCTGATCTAATTACGCAATGTTTGAAAAAGCTTAATGCCGACAAGGATATTTATGAATTTAATTTTTTCTTATGAATACTATTTAAAAAAGTAAAATGACATCCATTCATAGTAAGAAGTAACCATTAAACGAATTTAAACACATTTTATACTAACCTTTATTAGTTTACTTCCCCTAAATATGCAAGTATAAAACCTTAGCTATAAAATCAAATCTCAAAGCCATTTGATTATTGTTGTCATATATATTATATTTACAGCAACAATAAATATTATTTATATATGAGACAATTAACATTCGCATCACTACAAGTGATAAATTTGGAAGCATCAAAAGACTTCTACACAAATAAATTAGGATTCGAAATTGAAAATGCTAAACCACAAGCTTATGTTTTCAAGTACAACAAAGGAGAAGCAAGTTTTGCTATTCGTACACCTCTCGAACCTATAGAAGGAAAAGAATTGGGTATTGGTGTGGCTATTTGGTTTGCCGTTGATGAAAATGTGGACGAACTGAAAGAGAAATTTGTAGCAAATGGCGTAACTACTATTGGACCGATAATAGAAACTCCATTTGGTAGAGCATTCCATGTAAAAGATCTTGATGGCTATAAACTTACATTCTTAGAAACAAAATAATACCAATTGTGAAAGGTAAAAAAATTTAAAGTGACTCCATAAGGTGCAAATGTTCTATACAGGTCTTAGTTAGAAAAATGGTTAAGAGATTACACTTCAATGAGTATCTTGATACTATTGGTGACTCAATGATGGCATTAATTGATTTTCTGAATTATAAATTTGACAAATGTACTAATGTTGTCGATGGTAATCATTATATCAGATTATATGGAGTATTAAGTGCTGCTTACATAAATATGGCAGCAATATTAAATCTTGTACATTTGGTTAAAATAAAAAATAAATCTTTGCATGAGGATCTCAAGAATAGTAAAATAATCTTTTTAAGAAATGCGATTGCTGCACATCCTACTAATTTCAGCGAAGCAGCTGATATTGTTAACTATAAAGTAGTAAGAAGTTCTCTTAATGAACAAGGCAGATTGAAATTAATCGATTATCAAAATAATTCAGTTCAATATGATTTGGTTTCTGCAATCAATGAATATATTAAACTAATAGATATAATTCTTTTTGATATTTGTACTAACCTTGTCCGAATGAGATATGGGTTTTCTAATGAGAAAATGGAATGCTTGGAGAAATCATTGCAGAAAATAAAGGGAAGCAAGTAACCATTTATATTTTCAATATTTGTATGGAAAATAAAGAAGATATTATAGAATACATTTCAATCTATTGTACACACTTTTATAATGAGTTTGAAAAGGCAGCAATGAATCACCATATTGCAAAAGTGAAATTTCTACCATACAAGGACAAGTTAAAAAAAATGGCTGATGCGTATGAAAGGAATACTTCAACTAACCCCAAAGTTTTAGAGCTATTAAAAAATGGTATCCAAGAATTTCAAAGACGTGCTTCAGAAAGAATATTCAATGAACACTTTGATGAACTCAATCTTAACAGATGCCCCAAATGCAATGGAATTACTAGAACTCCAAAAGCAAAACAATGTAGATACTGTCAACATAACTGGCATTAGACATTGACTAAAACTCTAATTATTTTTTTCAGATAGATGTAATACCTAAATAGTTAATGAAAACATTCTCTAAGTCTACAATAAGAAATGTAATTGTATTTTTCACAGGACCACTTTTTTTAATTCCAGCAGTTATGGTTGGTTTATTAATCACCTCAATTATTAGAAAGAATTATGTAGATTTTTTTGGTTTTGCTTATGAGGGTTTAGTTGGTGCAGTTGGGCTTAGTCTACTTATTTCAGCTGGATGTTTGTTATTTGCATATCCATTAACATTAATTTGGGGGATACCTACTATCTATATCCTAGAAAAAACTAATTGTTTGAATGTCTTAAACCTTATATTGATAGGCTTATCTGGAGCCACATTATTAACACTTTTCATAGTACTAATTTTTGTTACACCATTAAAATTTGATTATTCATTTTTATGGATATGGTTAGTTTCTATTTATTGCACGACTGCTGTTAGCTTAGGTTGTTGGTTTGTTTATAATAGATGTGAAAAAATATAATGGATTACCAACAACGTATTGAATTTAAAAATACTTTTTAAATCAGTAATTCCTCCTACTTTAAAAAGCTATTAGATTTACTTACAACAAGCTACACACAATCACGTTAGCAGTATTATTTTTCTGTTTATCTATTGTAATATTTTTATCTTGGTATATCCTATCAATTGAAGTAATGCTTATTAAAACCAATATATTACTACTGGAATTTTAATTAGAGGAGGTCTTAATCTGGAAAAGACACAAAATAAAATTATTGGCGAAGGTACCTCCATAGTTAGCTGCACAAAGCATTTTAGTGGTTTAGCATCTAAGTAGATTGCAAACATTTATTAAACAGGAATTAAAAATTTGAGACAACTAATTTTCATGCGTTTTAAATTTAACGTTAACTAATAAAGAAATATCTTTCATTAGAATCATAAGATATGAAAAGTGCAGAAAGCGATACTGTAGACTTGAAAGAGTTTGACATTAATACAGATAGGGGATTTCAACGTGAAATTAGACTCAACAATATTCTCACAAGCATTAATACTATTTTTATTCTGCTATTATTTGCTATCCCATCCATTAGAAGCCAAGCTACTTTTGTTTTTGATATTATAGTGTCTACTATTCTAGGCGTAATTGTGCTACTTTTAAACAAAATGGGTAAATATTATTATGCTCGTTTTATTTCTAATGTATTCTTTTTGCCATTACACTTCTTTGCCATACTATTTGCAGAAGAACTCTTCCCATTTATGTATGATATTTTTTCGTACGCTATTCTCGCTTACCTAATTTACCCTATTTTCACGCTTGATTACACAAAGGAAAAACGAGTATTTATACTGGCTATATTAATAAATCTAATTCTGCTAGTAGTCCATGAAATGGCTTTTTCTGCTTATAAGAGCGATTATCAAATTGATAATCAGCTGTTTATGATATTTAAAGCTTTTCAGGTTATAACTTGGATAATGATTGCTGTTATATCCTTCACTTCTAAAATGATTAACATTAAAAGTGAAGCAAAAATGAAGGAAATTAATAAGGAATTACATAAGCTTAATCTACAGAATAATGAAAATCTAAAAGAAATAGCTATTTTAAATGAGGAAATTGTAGCTCAAAATGAAGAGCTTATTACAAAGCAGGAACAGCTGTCGATCAAAAATATTTACATAGAAGAGCAAAATACCAAACTCAAAGAATATCAACAAAAACTAGAAGCTCAACTATATGAAATTACTATAACACAAACTAAACTTGAAAATAAAGAAGCGGTAAACAAAAGTATATTAAGTACGATTAGACAAAACTTTAACTCTACTGAATTCGACTTAAAAGGAAATATTTTGCATATTTCTCCAATAATTAGTGAATATCTACATACAGATTCTCACAGTCTTAAAAATAAGAATATCGGTGAAATTTTTGACAAGTATATTGTTTACCCAAAAAAATGGGATTTCTACAATGAATGGCAATACATACTGAATGGTGAATTAAAAAGTCAAAATTTCATTTTTAAATTTGATGCTGGTGAAGTTCATGTGCGTTCTCATTATTCACCCATTCGCAATGCCAAAGGCGAAACAATAATGGTACTTTCAATAGGAGAAGACATTACTTCA includes these proteins:
- a CDS encoding endonuclease/exonuclease/phosphatase family protein produces the protein MAFKCLATALLLLIPQFFLSAQSTENEKIVKVLSFNILHGATTKGDFNLDVIANVIKDTDPDFVAMQEVDFQTNRAKKYDLVTELGWRTKMAPLFAGAMPFDDGEYGEGILSKYTFLQTRNVALPHQSQNEPRAVLEILTVLPSGDTVAFVGTHLDHLKDNTDRVAQVKKINEVFKENKYPTILAGDLNDVPNSQAINILEEVWTASYNKENPAPTFPSNKPDRKIDYVMFLPANKWKVISTEVIQDAIASDHCAYLVTLQLID
- a CDS encoding TonB-dependent receptor; amino-acid sequence: MKYLSTIILCCLVSSFTYAQAIKGKVKDSQKKPIEGAHVLSLKTGSHVHTNHAGSFIFNDVKIGDTLQISHIGFNSVRISVENLTEEIDIQLEENVISLDEIYIQPELDAINLLSEVDLHTNPVNSSQEVLRKVPGLIIGQHAGGGKAEQIFLRGFDIDHGTDLAVSVDGMPVNMVSHAHGQGYADLHFIIPETIENLNFGKGPYYAEQGNFNTAGYVDFQTKKSLKNGLVKVEAGQYNSQRMLAMFNLVDTEKHSAYMAGEYVLTDGPFDSPQNFSRINWMGRYTGRLDNNDEISLSASYFTSNWDASGQVPQRAIDAGLISRFGAIDDTEGGKTSRKNINLNYIKNISNHAFVKNTVFFSQYDFELYSNFTFFLDDPENGDQIKQKESRQLFGMKSEYNQSFKMGLVDALVQGGLGFRNDQSNGNELSHTLNRTTTLDSISLGDINETNMFTYINANFEIGKWTINPSIRIDGFKFNYYDKLLETYETQSESKATVSPKLNILYNYSNNLQLYLKTGKGFHSNDTRVVVAEEGNEILPAAYGADLGAIWKPVPKVLVNAAYWYLFLEQEFVYVGDAGIVEPSGKTRRMGVDLSLRYQPLDWLYWNADVNYTLARAVDETEGNDYIPLAPDFTIMSGLSAIHPSGFYGGLRMRYIDDRPANEDNSIIAKGYTVFDMNAGYQWSNFDLGISIQNLFDVDWNETQFATESRLSYETAPVEEIHFTPGTPFYIKGTISYKF
- a CDS encoding VOC family protein; this translates as MRQLTFASLQVINLEASKDFYTNKLGFEIENAKPQAYVFKYNKGEASFAIRTPLEPIEGKELGIGVAIWFAVDENVDELKEKFVANGVTTIGPIIETPFGRAFHVKDLDGYKLTFLETK
- a CDS encoding DUF1800 domain-containing protein; amino-acid sequence: MKLNQKEVQHLYWRAGFGGTYKEITKYTGKSHQDAVNDLFKKTVSFKPLKLEVPIKQGEVKMKDLSVDEKKEFQKTNRTNIRQLNFDWIQLMVNDEGVLREKMAVFWHNHFACMSGQSVFTINYLNTIRKHALGSFKEMLFAISKEPAMLQYLNNQQNRKKSPNENFAREVMELFTLGRDNYTEKDIKEAARAFTGWGFNNIGEFVFRERQHDDEPKTIFGNTGNFNGDDVLNMLLENKQTAQHITRKIYAYLVNDKLNEKQIQSLAKTFYESDYNIQTLLEEIFLSKWFYKNENIGTRIKSPIDLLVGIQKSFHIKLNDSKPAIYVQTVLGQRLLYPPNVSGWDEGKSWIDSSTIIVRTKLTQMLLLSGAIDILPKESGDDFELFKNAKKLRKINSQLDVNAFKNEFATIKNDVELMHYMLQIDTSKTMNISISKEDKGSLFRTISHYSQLMEYQMC
- a CDS encoding DUF1501 domain-containing protein; translated protein: MKNSRRNFLKHSALASAGTMLIPSFLHGSSELIGAAKGYKKVVIIQLSGGNDGLNTVVPYRNDLYYKYRPNIGLKTADLHTLTDEVGLNNNLTGLKYLYDEGYLSIINQVGYPNPNRSHFRSMDIWQTASGSDEYLNEGWIGRYLDSQCAGCDKPYHAIEADDTLSLAMKGRNNTGLALTNANKFKQMLNEQDVHLDHSENENLSYLNKIYASTQMSAEYVFDHSKIYKSKKEYPKGAFGNSLKLIAELIISQSETKVYYTTLTGFDTHVGQTGRQGRLFENYSEGLKTLVLDLKENNMLDDTLIMTFSEFGRRVKENASRGTDHGTANNVFVVSGKLKKPGIYNAMPDLVNLDKFDLKYQVDFRNIYATMLDKWMGVDSSKILGKGFNPLQFV